One genomic region from Quercus robur chromosome 4, dhQueRobu3.1, whole genome shotgun sequence encodes:
- the LOC126723128 gene encoding alpha-xylosidase 1-like, which translates to MVSHTPPPLLTLSSLLLLVLLLCSSSVVNSSSKSNPPTKIGQGYRLISIEETPDGGLVGHLVVIKNNNVYGPDIPHLQLFVKHETQDRLRVHITDAQKQRWEVPYSLLPRDQPPPLRQTIGRSRKSPITVSEYTGSELIFSYTSDPFGFAVKRKSNGQTLFNSSSDKSDPFGNLVFKDQYLEISTKLPGDASLYGLGENTQPHGIKLYPNDPYTLYTTDISAINLNADLYGSHPVYMDLRNVGGRPYAHSVLLLNSNGMDVFYRGTSLTYKVIGGVFDFYFFAGPTPLGVVDQYTSFIGRPAPMPYWSLGFHQCRWGYHNLSVVEDVVENYQKAKIPLDVIWNDDDHTDGKKDFTLNPKNYPRPKLLAFLDKIHSIGMKYVVIIDPGIAVNSSYGVYQRGIADDVFIKYEGEPYLAQVWPGAVNFPDFLNPKTVSWWGDEIRRFHELVPVDGLWIDMNEASNFCSGKCKIPKGKQCPTGTGPGWVCCLDCKNITKTRWDDPPYKINASGSQAPVGFKTIATSAVHYNGVLEYDAHSLYGFSQSIATHKGLQGLEGKRPFILSRSTYVGSGHYAAHWTGDNQGTWENLRYSISTMLNFGIFGVPMVGSDICGFYPQPTEELCNRWIEVGAFYPFSRDHANYYSPRQELYQWESVAESARNALGMRYKLLPYLYTLNYEAHISGAPIARPLFFSFPTYTEVYGLSTQFLLGSSLMVSPVLEQGKSEVTALFPPGSWYSLFDMTQTITSKGGINVTLDAPLHVVNVHLYQNTILPMQQGGMISKEARKTPFSLIVTFPAGVPDGEAKGNLFIDDDELPEMKLGNGYSTYIDFYATINKGTVKVWSEVQEGKFALAQGLYIEKVTVLGLDGSGQASALEVDGKPVTGASNIELSTTKQNVLEEQEDGGNKVKTLMVEIKGLSFAVGKNFAITWNMGIKS; encoded by the exons ATGGTTTCTCATACTCCTCCTCCATTATtaactctctcttctcttcttctactAGTCTTGCTACTATGTAGTAGTTCTGTAGTAAACTCATCCTCCAAGTCCAACCCACCAACCAAGATTGGCCAAGGCTACCGTCTCATCTCCATTGAGGAGACCCCTGATGGAGGCCTTGTGGGCCACCTCGTTGTCATCAAGAACAACAATGTCTACGGCCCTGATATTCCTCACTTGCAGCTCTTTGTCAA GCATGAAACGCAGGATCGATTGAGGGTCCACATTACTGATGCACAGAAGCAGAGGTGGGAGGTACCGTACAGTCTTTTGCCTAGGGACCAACCACCGCCATTAAGGCAGACTATTGGGAGGTCAAGGAAGAGCCCAATAACAGTGTCTGAGTACACAGGCTCTGAGCTCATTTTCAGCTACACCTCAGACCCATTTGGGTTCGCTGTGAAGAGAAAATCAAATGGGCAAACCCTCTTCAATTCTAGCTCAGATAAATCAGACCCATTTGGCAATTTGGTGTTCAAGGACCAGTACCTCGAGATTTCCACTAAGTTACCAGGAGATGCTTCACTGTACGGCTTGGGAGAGAACACACAGCCACATGGGATCAAACTGTATCCAAATGATCCATACACTCTGTATACCACTGATATATCGGCTATCAATCTTAATGCTGATCTATATGGGTCACACCCGGTGTACATGGATCTTAGGAATGTCGGTGGGAGGCCTTATGCACACTCGGTTTTGTTGCTAAACAGCAATGGGATGGATGTGTTTTACAGAGGGACTTCATTGACATACAAGGTTATTGGTGGTGTCTTTGATTTTTACTTCTTTGCTGGCCCTACACCTCTAGGTGTGGTTGATCAGTACACTTCTTTCATAGGCAGACCAGCTCCAATGCCTTACTGGTCTCTCG GATTCCACCAGTGCAGATGGGGTTACCATAACCTATCTGTAGTTGAAGACGTTGTTGAGAACTACCAAAAGGCTAAAATCCCACTTGATGTGATTTGGAATGATGATGATCACACGGATGGGAAAAAGGACTTCACCCTCAACCCCAAAAATTACCCTCGTCCAAAGCTTTTGGCATTCTTAGACAAAATACATAGCATTGGTATGAAATATGTTGTCATTATTGATCCTGGAATTGCTGTTAACTCCAGTTACGGAGTTTATCAAAGGGGCATTGCTGATGATGTTTTCATCAAGTATGAGGGTGAACCCTACTTAGCTCAAGTTTGGCCAGGGGCTGTAAACTTCCCTGACTTCCTAAACCCAAAAACCGTGTCATGGTGGGGTGATGAAATCCGCCGCTTTCACGAGCTTGTCCCTGTTGATGGTTTATGGATTGACATGAATGAAGCTTCAAATTTCTGTTCTGGGAAGTGCAAAATCCCAAAGGGTAAGCAGTGTCCCACTGGGACAGGACCTGGCTGGGTATGCTGCTTGGACTGCAAGAACATTACCAAGACAAGATGGGATGATCCTCCTTACAAGATAAATGCTTCAGGTTCGCAGGCACCAGTAGGGTTCAAAACAATAGCGACTAGTGCAGTTCACTACAATGGCGTTTTGGAGTATGATGCTCACAGTCTCTATGGTTTCTCTCAATCCATTGCAACTCACAAAGGCCTTCAAGGACTTGAGGGTAAGCGTCCATTTATATTATCTCGCTCGACTTATGTTGGTTCAGGCCACTATGCTGCCCATTGGACTGGAGATAACCAAGGCACTTGGGAGAATTTGAGGTACTCAATTTCCACAATGCTCAATTTTGGTATATTTGGGGTGCCAATGGTTGGATCAGATATATGTGGGTTTTATCCACAACCAACAGAAGAGCTTTGCAATCGTTGGATTGAAGTTGGTGCTTTCTACCCGTTCTCAAGGGATCATGCAAACTACTACTCCCCAAGACAGGAGCTTTATCAATGGGAATCAGTAGCTGAGTCTGCCAGAAATGCTTTGGGCATGAGGTATAAGCTCCTGCCTTATCTGTACACCTTGAACTACGAGGCTCATATTAGTGGAGCCCCAATTGCCAGGCCACTTTTCTTCTCATTCCCAACTTACACTGAGGTTTATGGGCTGAGCACCCAATTCTTGCTGGGGAGCAGTCTCATGGTATCTCCAGTTCTTGAGCAGGGGAAATCAGAGGTTACAGCTCTGTTTCCCCCAGGTTCTTGGTACAGTTTGTTTGATATGACGCAGACTATCACATCAAAAGGCGGGATCAATGTTACCCTTGATGCGCCTTTGCATGTGGTTAATGtacatttatatcaaaataccaTTTTACCAATGCAGCAGGGTGGAATGATTTCAAAGGAAGCTAGAAAGACACCTTTCAGCCTCATAGTGACCTTCCCAGCAGGGGTGCCTGATGGGGAAGCAAAAGGGAACCTTTTCATTGATGATGATGAGTTGCCAGAAATGAAACTTGGAAATGGGTATTCCACATATATTGATTTTTATGCAACAATTAATAAGGGAACTGTGAAGGTGTGGTCAGAAGTCCAGGAGGGCAAGTTTGCTTTAGCTCAGGGTTTGTACATTGAGAAGGTTACGGTGTTGGGATTGGATGGAAGTGGTCAGGCATCTGCACTTGAGGTTGATGGAAAACCGGTGACGGGTGCTTCGAACATAGAGTTAAGCACAACCAAGCAAAACGTGTTGGAGGAACAGGAAGATGGTGGAAATAAGGTGAAGACATTGATGGTAGAGATCAAGGGTTTGTCATTTGCTGTAGGAAAGAACTTTGCCATTACCTGGAATATGGGGATCAAAAGTTGA